Proteins from a genomic interval of Capsicum annuum cultivar UCD-10X-F1 chromosome 4, UCD10Xv1.1, whole genome shotgun sequence:
- the LOC124897569 gene encoding uncharacterized protein LOC124897569 — translation MCLEKMMAKFLTCVLLVAALLFVGTMISPVESETCYQIHPEILYDQNKVEPKCLPFCKQKFGPKASGQCIEQVGFDGLFCACDYLC, via the exons ATGTGTCTAGAAAAAATGATGGCAAAGTTTTTGACTTGTGTCCTTCTCGTTGCTGCTCTGTTGTTTG TTGGAACAATGATTTCACCTGTTGAATCAGAAACATGCTATCAAATACATCCAGAAATATTGTACGATCAAAACAAAGTTGAGCCAAAATGTTTACCATTTTGCAAGCAAAAATTTGGACCCAAAGCTAGTGGTCAATGCATTGAGCAGGTTGGCTTTGACGGACTATTTTGTGCTTGCGATTATCTTTGTTAG